A stretch of the Octopus sinensis unplaced genomic scaffold, ASM634580v1 Contig11491, whole genome shotgun sequence genome encodes the following:
- the LOC115228957 gene encoding isoleucine--tRNA ligase, cytoplasmic-like, producing MPKFLKHVTILTNVYIRLSRGRLKGKGEDSRVALTVLLTVVMTTIRLFAPFAPFFTEFIFQELNKMMMGECPESIHHTLLPRPIGSLIDAGTEVVVSDMITILDLSRQIRTRMNVPLKYPVEKTYIIDKQGRLEERLRPLMHYIHQEVNSFDIVFTQDFTSLNIRRIVKPDYRKLGPRCRSCLPDITRILSELSDADFDKICECGYLDMPGDIRVLLDEMSVSYQLGSGDMPEYSIAFDNYVVLLLDLLDWGCYEMLAVGGV from the coding sequence ATGCCAAAGTTCTTAAAACATGTAACTATTTTGACGAATGTGTATATTCGGCTTAGTAGAGGGAGATTAAAGGGAAAGGGGGAAGACAGTCGGGTGGCATTGACTGTCCTGCTGACTGTGGTCATGACTACAATCAGACTATTTGCCCCCTTTGCTCCATTCTTTACTGAGTTTATATTCCAAGAACTGAACAAGATGATGATGGGTGAGTGTCCCGAGAGTATCCATCACACATTACTGCCCCGTCCAATTGGATCACTAATTGACGCTGGCACGGAGGTTGTGGTATCCGATATGATCACAATCCTCGATCTTTCTCGTCAAATCAGGACCAGAATGAACGTGCCATTGAAGTATCCAGTGGAGAAGACATATATTATCGACAAGCAGGGAAGACTGGAAGAACGATTGAGACCACTAATGCATTATATTCACCAGGAGGTCAACAGTTTCGACATTGTCTTCACTCAAGATTTCACGTCTCTCAACATAAGGAGAATTGTCAAGCCAGACTATCGAAAATTAGGTCCTCGTTGTCGGAGTTGTCTGCCGGATATAACCAGAATATTAAGCGAGCTTTCCGACGCCGACTTTGATAAGATATGCGAGTGCGGATATTTGGATATGCCCGGAGATATTCGGGTACTTTTGGATGAGATGTCCGTGAGTTATCAGTTGGGGAGTGGTGACATGCCCGAGTATTCAATTGCCTTCGACAATTATGTAGTCCTTCTTCTTGATTTGTTAGATTGGGGTTGTTATGAAATGCTCGCTGTCGGAGGTGTGTAA